One Pararhizobium sp. IMCC3301 DNA segment encodes these proteins:
- a CDS encoding FadR/GntR family transcriptional regulator, protein MKAVAETSKSEKVIASIRDAIITGELKPGDRLLNERELARKLDVGRPLLREVTRSLSILGILETRQGDGTYVGRISIESFSEYFTFYLAQNGDALSDIIQSRIAIESQAVRLACNFATSSDLSLMERCLADLLDTALDTTAGAEADFRFHCAIVGASHSASLITVYRAISELMRHSHLRRRQRTTIKPELIPDLIECHRDIYKAIILKREDVAETKLREHFDFSSKLEAEQKLTDIVAHQSQHDT, encoded by the coding sequence ATGAAAGCTGTCGCTGAAACATCGAAGTCCGAGAAAGTCATCGCCAGCATTCGTGACGCGATCATCACAGGTGAGCTCAAGCCGGGAGACCGGCTGCTCAATGAGCGCGAGTTGGCCAGGAAGCTTGATGTCGGGCGTCCGCTTCTGCGCGAAGTCACGCGCTCCCTATCCATTCTCGGCATTCTGGAGACCCGACAGGGCGACGGCACCTATGTCGGCAGGATCAGTATCGAGTCGTTTTCCGAATATTTTACATTCTATCTGGCCCAGAATGGTGACGCGCTGTCGGACATCATCCAGTCGCGCATTGCCATTGAATCCCAGGCCGTACGGCTTGCCTGCAACTTCGCCACGTCAAGCGACCTCAGCCTGATGGAGCGCTGTCTTGCAGACCTGCTCGATACAGCGCTCGACACGACGGCCGGCGCGGAAGCCGATTTTCGCTTTCACTGCGCAATCGTAGGGGCCAGTCACAGTGCCTCTTTGATTACGGTCTATCGGGCAATCTCTGAGCTGATGCGCCACAGCCATTTGCGGCGGCGCCAAAGAACCACAATCAAGCCGGAGCTGATTCCGGATCTCATTGAGTGCCACCGGGATATCTACAAGGCGATCATTCTCAAACGTGAAGATGTGGCTGAAACAAAGCTCCGCGAGCATTTTGACTTTTCCAGCAAGCTCGAAGCCGAGCAAAAACTGACCGATATCGTCGCTCACCAATCACAGCACGACACCTAA
- a CDS encoding TRAP transporter large permease: MVALTILSVFAIFMLLQVPIVLSLIAIAFAYFYISGFPLTIVPYTMYKTLNTFTIVAIPMFIFMGELLSRFGFAKDIIRITKRMFREKFGYSLRLNVILSLVFSGMSGSALADIGATGKMLIDASDREGIKKPFAAGLTMASATIGPIFPPSIPLLVYAIAANTSSVRMLIAGVLPAIIIAAILYIFVSIYIVMLKRKRSISGVHQPTPQPSGTPFWKDLALSLPTLLIIPTITGGMIFGLLSPSEVGAAAVVYILSLAVAYGRFTFSSLWLAFRSAIVSSSAVVILLAAGSLYSTIMVNEGVSQFAASAFDNIGNNPLVFFLVINLILIVVGMFIDGLTIIILLTPVLLPIALSLGIQPEQLGIVMVFNTMIGMMTPPFGLSIFAVSSVSDLKIGDILRSIAPFYAVMLTCLLALSAFPEISQWLPAKVFQ, from the coding sequence ATGGTTGCGCTAACGATCTTATCGGTCTTCGCGATCTTTATGTTGCTGCAGGTTCCAATTGTGCTGTCGCTGATCGCGATAGCCTTTGCCTATTTCTATATCAGCGGATTTCCGCTGACCATTGTTCCCTATACGATGTACAAGACGCTCAACACCTTCACCATAGTCGCAATTCCGATGTTCATATTCATGGGGGAGTTGCTGTCAAGGTTCGGCTTTGCCAAGGATATCATACGCATCACAAAACGTATGTTCCGCGAAAAATTCGGATACTCTCTGCGCTTGAACGTCATCCTCAGCCTGGTCTTTTCCGGCATGTCGGGTTCCGCCCTTGCTGATATCGGCGCAACCGGAAAAATGCTGATTGACGCATCCGACCGGGAGGGAATCAAAAAGCCGTTTGCGGCCGGGTTGACCATGGCCAGCGCCACTATCGGGCCCATCTTCCCGCCAAGCATTCCGCTGCTTGTCTATGCCATCGCAGCCAACACCTCGAGCGTTCGTATGCTCATCGCCGGTGTGCTTCCGGCCATCATCATCGCCGCGATCCTTTATATCTTTGTCAGCATTTACATCGTCATGCTGAAGCGAAAGCGGTCAATCAGCGGCGTCCACCAGCCAACACCGCAACCATCGGGCACGCCATTCTGGAAGGATCTCGCGCTTTCGCTCCCCACTTTGCTGATCATCCCGACAATTACCGGCGGCATGATTTTCGGGTTGCTCAGTCCCTCGGAGGTCGGTGCGGCAGCGGTAGTCTACATTCTGTCGCTGGCGGTGGCTTATGGTCGCTTTACGTTTTCCAGTCTTTGGCTGGCATTCCGCTCGGCAATCGTCAGTTCTTCGGCAGTGGTCATCCTGCTGGCTGCGGGCTCGCTCTATTCGACTATCATGGTCAACGAGGGCGTGAGCCAATTTGCCGCCAGCGCTTTCGACAATATCGGCAACAATCCGCTGGTGTTCTTTCTTGTCATCAATCTGATCCTGATCGTCGTCGGCATGTTTATCGACGGATTGACCATCATCATCCTGCTTACTCCGGTGTTGCTGCCCATCGCCTTGTCGTTGGGGATACAGCCCGAACAACTGGGTATCGTCATGGTGTTCAACACCATGATCGGGATGATGACGCCTCCCTTCGGTCTCAGTATTTTTGCCGTATCCTCGGTCAGTGATTTAAAGATCGGTGATATCCTGCGATCGATTGCTCCATTCTACGCGGTCATGCTGACCTGTTTGTTGGCACTCTCCGCGTTTCCGGAAATCTCTCAATGGCTCCCCGCAAAGGTTTTCCAGTGA
- a CDS encoding Gfo/Idh/MocA family protein — protein sequence MSNNSNSHASRRIRTVLIGCGEHASVVIHTSVSLLEGLEVVGVCDLDPSRAASASRRFGNCPQFIDPAVMLESCDAEAAIIVAPPFVHAQLTCQCIKAGLHVFIEKPMFIMAEHLVEVAQAAQAKPHLNVSVTFNKRYSPYIQQIKSIIALEEFGAPSYFFGKFAGGYRNGPTDLLRVGAIHYFDLARYLFGEISRVSALSYEKQSGQAHFAVNVQFENGAVGNFFLSSLGLWSAKGAESLEIRGDRNFVSLVNLRELTWQKPPLAVGQTQSSHQSGVEIPSPAQYLEPNYSNVSRLEYQSYHHNGYYPRLETFVSDLQSGIQTGPGITDSQRALEIAIAVEQSAAADGEYISPHGQERSLQSTAPSMHQSTVSAHPTE from the coding sequence GTGTCAAACAACAGCAATTCTCATGCATCCAGGCGCATTCGAACGGTATTGATCGGCTGTGGAGAGCATGCCTCGGTTGTCATCCACACGTCCGTTAGCCTGTTGGAAGGCCTCGAGGTTGTAGGGGTTTGCGATCTGGACCCCAGCCGCGCCGCAAGCGCATCGCGCCGCTTTGGAAATTGTCCCCAATTCATTGATCCCGCTGTCATGCTTGAAAGCTGCGATGCGGAGGCGGCGATCATCGTTGCGCCGCCCTTCGTCCATGCGCAGCTGACATGCCAGTGCATCAAGGCTGGCCTCCATGTCTTCATCGAGAAACCGATGTTCATCATGGCGGAACATCTGGTTGAGGTTGCGCAGGCCGCCCAGGCGAAACCGCACCTCAATGTTTCAGTGACCTTCAACAAGCGCTATTCGCCCTACATCCAGCAGATCAAGTCGATCATTGCTCTGGAAGAGTTCGGCGCGCCGTCCTATTTCTTCGGCAAGTTTGCCGGTGGCTACCGCAACGGGCCAACAGATCTGCTGCGCGTTGGCGCCATTCATTATTTCGACCTGGCCCGTTACCTGTTTGGCGAGATTTCCCGAGTTTCAGCCCTGTCCTACGAAAAACAATCAGGCCAGGCGCATTTCGCAGTCAACGTCCAGTTCGAAAATGGCGCCGTCGGCAATTTTTTCCTCAGCTCCCTGGGACTGTGGTCGGCCAAGGGTGCGGAATCGCTGGAGATCCGCGGCGACAGAAATTTCGTTTCGCTTGTCAATCTGCGGGAGCTGACCTGGCAGAAGCCGCCTTTAGCGGTGGGCCAGACCCAGAGTTCACACCAGTCCGGTGTCGAGATCCCGTCTCCGGCGCAATATCTGGAACCCAACTACAGCAATGTCAGCAGGCTGGAATATCAGAGTTATCATCACAACGGATATTACCCCAGGCTCGAGACATTCGTGTCCGATCTGCAATCCGGAATTCAGACCGGGCCGGGGATAACCGACAGCCAGCGTGCCCTGGAAATTGCCATCGCGGTTGAGCAAAGCGCTGCTGCAGACGGTGAATACATCAGCCCGCATGGTCAGGAGAGGTCCCTCCAAAGCACCGCGCCATCAATGCATCAATCGACCGTATCGGCCCATCCAACGGAGTGA
- a CDS encoding TRAP transporter small permease has translation MDRFISRFRKVVGGLAAVVAALMLLVATLSVVVQIVTRYQNNPTLWSLELSQFAVIAMVFIGAAAAARDKQHFRIDYISLFMGPHVGRILDIISRIIGLATLAALGFFSISMLQSVMNTYSTAAQIPVRYVYYLMIYGIASWLLILVFEFFESQPDD, from the coding sequence ATGGATCGGTTTATTTCTCGATTTCGCAAAGTCGTAGGCGGCCTGGCCGCTGTTGTCGCTGCGCTGATGCTGCTGGTTGCGACCCTGAGCGTAGTGGTTCAGATTGTCACCCGTTATCAAAACAATCCGACATTGTGGTCGCTCGAATTGTCGCAATTTGCAGTGATCGCCATGGTATTCATCGGCGCTGCCGCGGCGGCCAGAGACAAGCAGCATTTCCGGATTGATTACATTTCGCTTTTCATGGGGCCTCACGTCGGAAGGATCCTCGATATCATCAGCAGGATCATCGGTCTGGCAACCTTGGCTGCACTCGGCTTTTTTTCAATCAGTATGCTCCAGAGTGTGATGAACACCTATTCCACGGCAGCGCAGATCCCGGTGAGATACGTCTACTACCTGATGATTTACGGCATCGCGAGCTGGTTGCTCATTCTGGTGTTTGAGTTTTTTGAAAGTCAGCCAGATGATTAA
- a CDS encoding response regulator, producing MTTSLPGGSSAKILVVEDQMIIAMFLTDLLDDLGFSVLGLACNGAEASRLAEQEQPDVAMVDISLAAERDGVEIARDLVDRFGTKIIFMSGHDGVAEWPEVMALSPVAVLNKPCLPAQIEAALHQAVSTAVSV from the coding sequence ATGACAACATCGCTCCCCGGTGGAAGCTCCGCCAAAATCCTGGTAGTCGAAGACCAGATGATAATCGCCATGTTCCTGACAGACCTATTGGATGATCTTGGTTTTTCTGTGCTCGGACTTGCGTGCAACGGGGCCGAAGCTTCGAGACTGGCCGAACAGGAACAGCCGGATGTCGCCATGGTCGACATCAGCCTGGCTGCTGAGCGTGACGGGGTTGAAATCGCTCGCGATCTTGTCGACCGGTTCGGGACCAAAATCATATTCATGTCCGGCCATGACGGTGTAGCGGAATGGCCTGAGGTTATGGCCCTGTCTCCTGTCGCAGTGTTGAACAAGCCCTGCTTGCCAGCCCAAATTGAGGCTGCATTGCACCAGGCGGTCAGCACCGCTGTTTCAGTCTAG
- a CDS encoding HAMP domain-containing protein: protein MEKTLNDDQAMLKDKQLLAALRGFRRGDFSTRLPESFTGTDGEIAEAFNDVVSQNQALTNELARLQKSFGRDGRTGERAKLDNVSGGWRHSIDSINELIGDTVQQTAEISRVVSAVAQGDLSQSMDLEVDGRRLKGDFLSGAKTINTMVDRLGIMSSEVTRVAREVGTEGKLGGQAKVKGVAGTWKDLTDNVNAMATNLTGQVRNIAEVTTAVARGDLSKKITVDVKGEILELKDTINTMVDQLNSFASEVTRVAREVGTEGQLGGQAKVEGVAGTWKDLTDNVNSMAGNLTVQLRDVSKVATAIASGDLTQKITVDVQGEILQIKDVINTMVDQLSSFASEVTRVAREVGTEGQLGGQAQVEGVDGTWKDLTENVNAMATNLTGQVRNIAEVTTAVARGDLSKKITVNVQGEILELKDTINTMVDQLSSFASEVTRVAREVGTEGKLGGQAKVEGVAGTWKNLTDNVNSMAGNLTVQLRDVSKVATAIASGDLTQKITVDVKGEILQIKDVINTMVDQLSSFASEVTRVARDVGGEGKLGVQAKVEGVAGTWKDLTDNVNSMAGNLTVQLRDVSKVATAIASGDLTQKITVDVQGEILQIKDVINTMVDQLSSFADEVTRVAREVGTEGKLGGQAQVEGVDGIWKDLTTNVNAMATNLTGQVRNIAEVTTAVARGDLSKKITVDVKGEIEELKDTINTMVDQLNSFASEVTRVAREVGTEGKLGGEARVEGVDGTWKDLTQNVNAMATNLTGQVRNIADVTTAVARGDLSRKITVDVKGEILELKNTINTMVDQLNGFASEVTRVAREVGTQGKLGGQAKVEGVAGTWKDLTDNVNMMATNLTNQVRGIAQVVTAVANGNMKRKLTVDAKGEIAELAETINGMIDTLATFGDQVTDVAREVGIEGKLGGQAKVPGAAGLWRDLTDNVNQLADNLTTQVRAITEVATAVADGDLTRSISVQASGEVAALKDKINQMIGNLRETTKYNEEQDWLKTNLARFTRMMQGERDMVTVCNLVMSEIAPLIEVQHGVLYVLRHDAEGDGQADEKEKVFELTASYALNERKHISNTVTMRKGLVGQCAFERQRILVTNVPNDYVTINSGLGEAPPLNIVVLPVIFEEEVLAVIELASFQRFTPIHLSILDELVESIGIVLNTISAGMRTEELLKQSQILTRELQSQQEELTNTNDRLKQHAVTMRKSEELLKSQQDELRTKNEELEDKAVQLQVEKRQVEAINREVETARSSLEEKAEQLALTSKYKSEFLANMSHELRTPLNSLLILSKLLADNTRGNLNPKQIEQSETIHSAGADLLRMINDILDLSKIESGTVDLDIEEMQFEQFAHQTERTFREIAEQKKVEFTIEIGRNLPRSMTTDAMRLQQIINNLLSNAFKFTDEGSVALTVSAAKANEVDSLRIEHSEDVVTFSIIDTGIGIGPAQQQIIFEAFQQADGTTSRRYGGTGLGLSISRELASLLGGEIRLSSEIGKGSSFVLVLPIKNSAPVQPRRADAPALSHERVNAPLVAHIAPAEIAAPALSVPQAVPSEVRDQPLIMIVEDDPIFSRILREIAEEQGFSSMSVARGREVMTAIRQYRPDALSLDIQLPDIDGWALLDMMKSENATRHLPIHVISVVEDQIRLRSHMGSVEFSGKPASRDELKEVFTRLKLLTDRKDRALLVVNFGKTKSAAEAFYTKVKTLKVLTETPRKATAMVKDQSFDSILITGTKLTREFAELLRTIRQSEVNVDVPVLLELETEPDAAQTEMLAEVGAMTFTASHDQAQILDELISALHLPVESLPSEVRASVTALQQRAPILKGLKIAVIDDDVRNIFSLTALLEEHEIEVLQAENGQDGIELLKDNEGVFAALIDIMMPGMDGYETIRRIRKMKRLKDLPLIAITAKAMPEDREKCFEVGASDYLSKPVDNDELIAVLRTWVKRSSENDEAFG from the coding sequence ATGGAAAAGACCCTGAACGACGATCAGGCAATGTTGAAAGACAAACAGCTCCTTGCTGCCCTGCGCGGGTTCCGACGGGGCGATTTCTCGACCCGCCTGCCAGAGAGTTTTACAGGGACCGACGGCGAAATTGCCGAAGCGTTCAATGATGTCGTCTCCCAGAATCAAGCGCTGACGAATGAGTTGGCACGCCTGCAGAAATCCTTCGGGCGGGACGGGCGGACGGGCGAGCGCGCAAAACTGGATAATGTATCCGGTGGCTGGCGGCACAGCATCGATTCCATCAACGAGCTGATCGGTGACACCGTTCAGCAAACGGCCGAAATTTCCCGCGTTGTCAGCGCAGTGGCGCAAGGCGATCTGTCGCAGTCGATGGACCTGGAAGTTGATGGACGCCGCCTTAAGGGCGATTTTCTGAGTGGTGCCAAGACGATCAACACTATGGTCGACCGTCTCGGCATCATGTCCTCAGAGGTGACGCGGGTGGCGCGCGAGGTTGGCACAGAAGGTAAGCTGGGCGGCCAGGCCAAGGTCAAAGGCGTCGCAGGCACATGGAAAGATCTGACCGACAATGTCAACGCCATGGCGACCAACCTCACCGGCCAGGTTCGCAACATCGCCGAGGTCACCACCGCAGTTGCACGGGGTGATCTGTCGAAAAAAATCACAGTTGATGTGAAAGGCGAAATTCTTGAGCTGAAAGACACCATCAATACGATGGTCGATCAGCTGAACTCCTTCGCTTCAGAGGTGACACGGGTTGCCCGCGAAGTCGGCACGGAGGGTCAACTGGGCGGCCAGGCAAAGGTCGAAGGCGTTGCAGGTACGTGGAAGGATTTGACCGACAACGTGAACTCGATGGCGGGTAATCTGACGGTGCAGCTGCGCGATGTGTCCAAGGTGGCGACGGCGATTGCCAGTGGCGACCTCACCCAGAAAATTACCGTCGATGTGCAGGGCGAGATCCTGCAGATCAAGGATGTCATCAACACCATGGTGGATCAGCTTTCGTCTTTCGCTTCCGAGGTGACGCGCGTGGCCCGTGAGGTTGGCACCGAGGGGCAGTTGGGTGGCCAGGCTCAGGTCGAGGGGGTTGATGGCACCTGGAAGGATCTGACGGAAAACGTCAACGCCATGGCAACCAACCTGACCGGACAGGTGCGCAACATCGCCGAGGTGACCACGGCGGTTGCACGGGGCGATCTATCGAAAAAAATCACAGTGAATGTCCAGGGAGAAATTCTGGAGTTGAAGGACACGATCAACACCATGGTCGATCAGCTGTCTTCGTTTGCGTCAGAGGTGACGCGCGTCGCCCGCGAAGTGGGAACGGAGGGCAAGCTGGGCGGTCAGGCCAAAGTGGAGGGAGTCGCCGGCACATGGAAGAATCTGACCGACAACGTGAACTCGATGGCGGGCAATCTGACGGTCCAGCTGCGCGACGTGTCCAAGGTGGCGACGGCGATTGCCAGCGGCGACCTCACCCAAAAGATCACTGTAGATGTGAAGGGCGAGATCCTGCAGATCAAGGATGTGATCAACACCATGGTGGATCAGCTGTCGTCATTTGCCTCCGAGGTGACGCGTGTTGCCCGTGATGTCGGCGGCGAAGGCAAGCTGGGTGTTCAGGCAAAGGTCGAGGGAGTCGCAGGTACCTGGAAGGATTTGACCGACAACGTGAACTCGATGGCGGGCAATCTGACGGTGCAGCTGCGCGATGTGTCCAAGGTGGCGACGGCGATTGCCAGTGGCGACCTCACCCAGAAAATTACCGTCGATGTGCAGGGCGAGATCCTGCAGATCAAGGACGTAATCAACACCATGGTGGATCAGTTGTCGTCGTTTGCCGACGAGGTGACGCGCGTCGCCCGCGAAGTGGGAACCGAAGGCAAGCTGGGCGGCCAGGCTCAGGTCGAGGGTGTTGATGGCATCTGGAAGGATCTGACGACAAACGTCAACGCCATGGCAACCAACCTGACCGGACAGGTGCGCAACATCGCCGAGGTGACCACGGCGGTTGCACGGGGCGATCTGTCGAAAAAGATTACTGTGGATGTGAAAGGCGAAATTGAGGAACTCAAAGATACCATTAACACCATGGTCGACCAGTTGAACTCTTTTGCGTCAGAGGTGACGCGCGTCGCCCGCGAAGTGGGAACCGAGGGCAAGCTGGGCGGCGAAGCACGGGTTGAGGGTGTCGATGGCACCTGGAAGGACCTGACGCAGAATGTCAACGCGATGGCCACCAATCTGACCGGACAGGTGCGCAACATCGCCGATGTCACCACTGCGGTTGCCCGCGGCGACTTGTCGAGAAAGATCACCGTAGATGTGAAGGGCGAAATCCTCGAGTTGAAGAACACCATCAACACCATGGTGGACCAGTTGAACGGCTTTGCCTCCGAGGTGACGCGGGTGGCCCGCGAGGTGGGCACCCAAGGCAAGCTGGGTGGCCAGGCCAAGGTCGAGGGCGTTGCCGGCACCTGGAAGGACCTGACCGACAACGTCAATATGATGGCCACGAACCTTACCAATCAGGTGCGCGGCATTGCCCAGGTCGTCACGGCAGTAGCCAATGGCAATATGAAGCGAAAGCTGACCGTTGACGCCAAGGGCGAAATCGCGGAGCTGGCGGAGACCATCAACGGTATGATCGACACGCTCGCCACGTTTGGCGATCAGGTGACCGACGTGGCCCGCGAGGTTGGGATCGAAGGTAAGCTGGGCGGCCAGGCCAAGGTGCCCGGCGCGGCAGGTCTGTGGCGCGATCTGACCGATAATGTGAACCAGCTTGCCGACAATTTGACCACGCAGGTGCGCGCCATTACCGAGGTCGCCACAGCGGTTGCTGATGGCGATCTGACCCGGTCCATCTCGGTTCAGGCATCGGGCGAAGTTGCCGCGCTGAAAGATAAAATCAATCAGATGATCGGTAACCTGCGCGAAACTACCAAATACAACGAAGAGCAGGACTGGCTGAAAACCAACCTTGCCCGGTTCACCCGGATGATGCAGGGCGAACGTGACATGGTCACCGTATGCAACCTGGTTATGTCAGAAATTGCGCCGCTGATCGAAGTGCAGCACGGGGTCCTTTATGTGCTTCGCCACGATGCCGAAGGTGACGGCCAAGCGGACGAAAAGGAAAAGGTGTTCGAGCTGACTGCCAGCTATGCGCTTAACGAGCGCAAGCATATCTCCAACACCGTGACCATGCGCAAGGGACTGGTTGGCCAATGTGCCTTTGAACGCCAGCGCATTCTGGTGACGAATGTCCCAAATGACTATGTCACGATCAATTCGGGCCTTGGCGAGGCCCCACCGTTGAACATCGTGGTGCTGCCGGTCATTTTCGAGGAAGAGGTCCTTGCCGTGATTGAGTTGGCCTCATTCCAGCGGTTCACTCCAATTCACCTGTCGATCCTGGATGAACTGGTTGAAAGCATCGGCATCGTGCTCAATACGATCAGTGCCGGGATGCGTACCGAAGAGCTGCTGAAGCAGTCGCAGATTCTGACGCGCGAACTACAGAGCCAGCAGGAGGAACTGACCAACACCAACGACCGGCTTAAGCAGCATGCGGTGACAATGCGCAAATCCGAAGAACTGCTGAAATCCCAGCAGGATGAGTTGCGCACCAAGAACGAGGAACTGGAAGACAAAGCCGTGCAGCTGCAGGTTGAGAAGCGCCAGGTCGAAGCCATTAACCGCGAAGTCGAAACCGCCCGTTCATCGCTTGAGGAAAAGGCGGAGCAACTGGCGCTGACTTCGAAATACAAATCCGAATTCCTCGCCAATATGAGCCATGAATTGCGCACCCCCCTGAACAGCTTGCTGATCCTTTCGAAGCTGCTTGCCGACAACACCCGCGGCAACCTCAACCCCAAGCAGATCGAACAGTCAGAAACGATTCATTCGGCTGGTGCCGATCTTCTGCGGATGATCAACGATATTCTCGATCTGTCGAAAATCGAATCCGGCACGGTCGACCTTGACATCGAAGAGATGCAGTTCGAGCAGTTCGCGCATCAGACCGAACGCACGTTCCGCGAGATAGCTGAACAGAAGAAGGTCGAATTCACCATCGAGATAGGTCGAAATTTGCCGCGAAGCATGACAACGGACGCCATGCGCCTGCAGCAGATCATCAACAACCTGTTGTCGAATGCGTTCAAATTCACAGATGAGGGTTCTGTTGCGCTTACGGTCTCTGCGGCTAAAGCCAATGAAGTGGACAGCTTGCGAATCGAACACTCCGAGGATGTGGTCACCTTTTCCATCATTGATACCGGCATCGGGATCGGGCCAGCGCAACAGCAGATCATTTTCGAGGCCTTCCAGCAGGCAGACGGTACCACCAGTCGACGCTATGGAGGCACCGGCCTGGGCCTGTCGATCAGCCGCGAACTTGCCTCGTTGCTGGGCGGAGAAATTCGCTTGTCCAGCGAAATCGGCAAGGGCAGTTCCTTTGTTCTGGTTTTACCTATCAAGAATAGCGCGCCGGTCCAGCCGCGCCGTGCGGACGCACCGGCGCTCAGCCATGAACGGGTCAACGCTCCGCTTGTTGCGCACATTGCGCCCGCCGAAATTGCGGCGCCGGCGTTGTCGGTACCACAGGCGGTCCCGTCAGAGGTGCGCGACCAGCCCTTGATCATGATTGTCGAGGATGACCCGATCTTCTCGCGCATTCTGAGGGAAATCGCCGAGGAACAGGGATTTTCCAGTATGTCGGTGGCGCGGGGCCGTGAGGTTATGACCGCCATCCGCCAATATCGCCCGGATGCCCTGAGTCTTGATATCCAACTACCCGATATCGACGGTTGGGCGCTGCTGGACATGATGAAAAGCGAAAACGCCACCCGGCATCTGCCGATCCACGTAATCTCGGTGGTTGAGGATCAAATACGCCTGCGTTCGCATATGGGCTCTGTCGAATTCAGCGGCAAGCCCGCCAGTCGCGATGAACTTAAAGAAGTTTTCACCCGGCTGAAACTTCTCACCGATCGCAAGGACCGCGCCCTGCTGGTGGTGAATTTCGGCAAGACCAAGAGCGCCGCCGAAGCGTTCTATACCAAGGTCAAGACACTGAAAGTGCTGACTGAAACGCCCCGTAAAGCGACCGCAATGGTCAAGGACCAGTCGTTTGACAGCATTTTGATCACAGGCACCAAGTTGACCCGCGAGTTCGCCGAATTGCTGCGCACCATCCGCCAATCCGAAGTGAATGTCGACGTGCCAGTGCTGTTGGAGCTTGAGACCGAGCCCGACGCCGCACAGACCGAAATGCTCGCGGAGGTGGGGGCAATGACATTCACCGCTTCGCACGACCAGGCCCAGATACTGGATGAATTGATCAGTGCATTGCATCTGCCAGTGGAGTCATTGCCAAGTGAGGTGCGCGCTTCCGTTACTGCTCTGCAACAGCGTGCGCCCATCCTCAAAGGGCTGAAAATCGCTGTCATCGACGATGATGTGCGCAACATTTTTTCCCTGACGGCTCTGCTTGAGGAGCACGAGATCGAAGTGCTTCAGGCCGAGAATGGCCAGGATGGTATCGAATTGCTCAAAGACAACGAAGGGGTGTTTGCGGCACTGATCGACATCATGATGCCTGGTATGGATGGCTACGAAACCATACGCCGTATTCGAAAAATGAAGCGGCTCAAGGATCTTCCCTTGATTGCGATCACCGCCAAAGCGATGCCGGAAGATCGTGAAAAATGCTTTGAAGTCGGCGCTTCGGACTATCTGTCCAAGCCAGTGGACAATGACGAGTTGATCGCTGTGCTGCGCACATGGGTAAAACGTAGCAGCGAAAATGATGAAGCTTTTGGATGA
- a CDS encoding TRAP transporter substrate-binding protein: MAKHFANIWKSKTLALLIGGCALGGLATSPGLAANDEQIVLNYSDTAGPAEAQIAFAKKFSDYAAELSDSSIKIVVHPGGTLAGYSLEPVRAGIADITQVSPTLAADVLPWISLLEAPFLIESNEHFDNVTARDSVVFTEINEKMLGDGIKLLGFFNFGVRDLTMKEPVLSPAQLKGKRMRVIPSPLWSDMWKNFGAVPVPMPSTETVSAILTNVIEGQENQWHDIIGKGIYDVNKYLMKTEHVVTFAGVWMNAGKWNSMSEAQQTALNEAFDKAKEWFQTEYNPKKLGEYEVFLKEKGVTIIRQEDGLDRQAFIDQADQLYVDYKDTWGDWVKTIKDMK; the protein is encoded by the coding sequence ATGGCAAAACACTTCGCGAATATATGGAAATCGAAAACCCTGGCCCTATTGATAGGCGGCTGTGCTTTGGGAGGATTGGCAACATCCCCCGGTCTGGCCGCAAATGACGAACAAATCGTTCTCAACTATTCCGATACCGCCGGTCCGGCGGAAGCTCAAATCGCATTCGCCAAAAAGTTCTCGGACTATGCGGCTGAATTGTCGGACAGCTCGATCAAGATCGTGGTTCATCCCGGCGGCACGCTGGCAGGTTACAGCCTGGAGCCCGTACGTGCGGGGATCGCGGACATTACCCAGGTTTCGCCGACATTGGCAGCCGATGTATTACCCTGGATATCCCTTCTGGAGGCCCCGTTCCTGATCGAATCCAACGAGCACTTCGACAACGTCACTGCGCGTGACAGCGTCGTCTTCACTGAAATTAATGAGAAAATGTTGGGTGATGGCATCAAACTGCTCGGCTTTTTCAACTTTGGCGTCCGCGACCTGACGATGAAGGAGCCCGTACTCAGTCCGGCCCAATTGAAGGGCAAGCGGATGCGGGTGATCCCGTCGCCGCTGTGGAGTGACATGTGGAAGAATTTTGGCGCTGTTCCCGTACCGATGCCGAGCACCGAAACGGTTTCGGCAATCCTGACCAATGTTATCGAGGGCCAGGAAAACCAGTGGCATGATATCATCGGCAAAGGTATTTACGACGTCAACAAATACCTGATGAAAACCGAACATGTCGTGACCTTCGCCGGGGTCTGGATGAATGCGGGTAAGTGGAATTCAATGTCTGAAGCGCAGCAGACAGCCCTCAATGAAGCCTTCGACAAGGCCAAGGAGTGGTTCCAGACAGAATACAACCCGAAGAAGCTTGGCGAATATGAAGTGTTTCTCAAAGAAAAGGGCGTCACAATTATCCGTCAGGAAGACGGGCTGGATCGTCAGGCCTTCATCGACCAGGCCGACCAGCTTTATGTCGACTACAAAGACACATGGGGCGACTGGGTGAAAACCATCAAGGATATGAAATAG